The following coding sequences are from one Zalophus californianus isolate mZalCal1 chromosome 5, mZalCal1.pri.v2, whole genome shotgun sequence window:
- the REEP2 gene encoding receptor expression-enhancing protein 2 isoform X3: protein MVSWIISRLVVLIFGTLYPAYSSYKAVKTKNVKEYVKWMMYWIVFAFFTTAETLTDIVLSWFPFYFELKIAFVIWLLSPYTKGSSVLYRKFVHPTLSNKEKEIDEYITQARDKSYETMMRVGKRGLNLAANAAVTAAAKGVLSEKLRSFSMQDLTLIRDEDALPLQGPDSRLRPSPGSLLDTIEDLAGDDPALSLRSSMNQADPRTETSEDDMGDKAPKRVKPVKKVPKTEPLASKTLKTRPKKKTSGGGDLA from the exons atGGTGTCCTGGATCATCTCTCGCCTGGTGGT GCTCATCTTTGGCACCTTGTACCCAGCCTATTCTTCCTACAAGGCCGTGAAGACAAAAAACGTGAAGGAATAT GTGAAATGGATGATGTACTGGATCGTCTTTGCTTTCTTCACTACAGCTGAGACACTCACGGATATCGTGCTTTCCTG GTTCCCCTTCTACTTTGAGCTCAAGATCGCCTTTGTGATATGGCTTCTGTCCCCTTACACCAAGGGCTCCAGCGTGCTCTACCGCAAGTTCGTGCACCCGACACTGTCCAACAAGGAGAAG GAGATCGACGAGTACATCACACAGGCCCGAGACAAGAGCTATGAGACCATGATGAGGGTGGGCAAGAGGGGCCTGAACCTGGCCGCCAATGCCGCGGTCACAGCTGCTGCCAAG GGGGTGCTCTCAGAGAAGCTGCGGAGCTTCAGCATGCAGGACCTGACCCTGATCCGGGACGAGGATGCACTGCCCCTGCAGGGGCCTGACAGCCGGCTCCGCCCCAGCCCCGGCAGCCTCCTGGACACCATTGAGGACTTAG CAGGAGATGATCCTGCCCTGAGTTTAAGGTCTAGCATGAACCAGGCAGATCCCCGGACAGAAACCTCTGAAGACGATATGGGAGACAAGGCCCCTAAGCGGGTCAAACCGGTCAAAAAAGTGCCCAAAACTGAG CCACTGGCTTCCAAGACACTGAAGACCCGGCCCAAGAAGAAGACCTCTGGCGGGGGTGACTTGGCTTGA
- the REEP2 gene encoding receptor expression-enhancing protein 2 isoform X4, protein MVSWIISRLVVLIFGTLYPAYSSYKAVKTKNVKEYVKWMMYWIVFAFFTTAETLTDIVLSWFPFYFELKIAFVIWLLSPYTKGSSVLYRKFVHPTLSNKEKEIDEYITQARDKSYETMMRVGKRGLNLAANAAVTAAAKGVLSEKLRSFSMQDLTLIRDEDALPLQGPDSRLRPSPGSLLDTIEDLGDDPALSLRSSMNQADPRTETSEDDMGDKAPKRVKPVKKVPKTEPLASKTLKTRPKKKTSGGGDLA, encoded by the exons atGGTGTCCTGGATCATCTCTCGCCTGGTGGT GCTCATCTTTGGCACCTTGTACCCAGCCTATTCTTCCTACAAGGCCGTGAAGACAAAAAACGTGAAGGAATAT GTGAAATGGATGATGTACTGGATCGTCTTTGCTTTCTTCACTACAGCTGAGACACTCACGGATATCGTGCTTTCCTG GTTCCCCTTCTACTTTGAGCTCAAGATCGCCTTTGTGATATGGCTTCTGTCCCCTTACACCAAGGGCTCCAGCGTGCTCTACCGCAAGTTCGTGCACCCGACACTGTCCAACAAGGAGAAG GAGATCGACGAGTACATCACACAGGCCCGAGACAAGAGCTATGAGACCATGATGAGGGTGGGCAAGAGGGGCCTGAACCTGGCCGCCAATGCCGCGGTCACAGCTGCTGCCAAG GGGGTGCTCTCAGAGAAGCTGCGGAGCTTCAGCATGCAGGACCTGACCCTGATCCGGGACGAGGATGCACTGCCCCTGCAGGGGCCTGACAGCCGGCTCCGCCCCAGCCCCGGCAGCCTCCTGGACACCATTGAGGACTTAG GAGATGATCCTGCCCTGAGTTTAAGGTCTAGCATGAACCAGGCAGATCCCCGGACAGAAACCTCTGAAGACGATATGGGAGACAAGGCCCCTAAGCGGGTCAAACCGGTCAAAAAAGTGCCCAAAACTGAG CCACTGGCTTCCAAGACACTGAAGACCCGGCCCAAGAAGAAGACCTCTGGCGGGGGTGACTTGGCTTGA
- the REEP2 gene encoding receptor expression-enhancing protein 2 isoform X2, which produces MVSWIISRLVVLIFGTLYPAYSSYKAVKTKNVKEYVKWMMYWIVFAFFTTAETLTDIVLSWFPFYFELKIAFVIWLLSPYTKGSSVLYRKFVHPTLSNKEKEIDEYITQARDKSYETMMRVGKRGLNLAANAAVTAAAKGQGVLSEKLRSFSMQDLTLIRDEDALPLQGPDSRLRPSPGSLLDTIEDLGDDPALSLRSSMNQADPRTETSEDDMGDKAPKRVKPVKKVPKTEPLASKTLKTRPKKKTSGGGDLA; this is translated from the exons atGGTGTCCTGGATCATCTCTCGCCTGGTGGT GCTCATCTTTGGCACCTTGTACCCAGCCTATTCTTCCTACAAGGCCGTGAAGACAAAAAACGTGAAGGAATAT GTGAAATGGATGATGTACTGGATCGTCTTTGCTTTCTTCACTACAGCTGAGACACTCACGGATATCGTGCTTTCCTG GTTCCCCTTCTACTTTGAGCTCAAGATCGCCTTTGTGATATGGCTTCTGTCCCCTTACACCAAGGGCTCCAGCGTGCTCTACCGCAAGTTCGTGCACCCGACACTGTCCAACAAGGAGAAG GAGATCGACGAGTACATCACACAGGCCCGAGACAAGAGCTATGAGACCATGATGAGGGTGGGCAAGAGGGGCCTGAACCTGGCCGCCAATGCCGCGGTCACAGCTGCTGCCAAG GGCCAGGGGGTGCTCTCAGAGAAGCTGCGGAGCTTCAGCATGCAGGACCTGACCCTGATCCGGGACGAGGATGCACTGCCCCTGCAGGGGCCTGACAGCCGGCTCCGCCCCAGCCCCGGCAGCCTCCTGGACACCATTGAGGACTTAG GAGATGATCCTGCCCTGAGTTTAAGGTCTAGCATGAACCAGGCAGATCCCCGGACAGAAACCTCTGAAGACGATATGGGAGACAAGGCCCCTAAGCGGGTCAAACCGGTCAAAAAAGTGCCCAAAACTGAG CCACTGGCTTCCAAGACACTGAAGACCCGGCCCAAGAAGAAGACCTCTGGCGGGGGTGACTTGGCTTGA
- the REEP2 gene encoding receptor expression-enhancing protein 2 isoform X1, producing the protein MVSWIISRLVVLIFGTLYPAYSSYKAVKTKNVKEYVKWMMYWIVFAFFTTAETLTDIVLSWFPFYFELKIAFVIWLLSPYTKGSSVLYRKFVHPTLSNKEKEIDEYITQARDKSYETMMRVGKRGLNLAANAAVTAAAKGQGVLSEKLRSFSMQDLTLIRDEDALPLQGPDSRLRPSPGSLLDTIEDLAGDDPALSLRSSMNQADPRTETSEDDMGDKAPKRVKPVKKVPKTEPLASKTLKTRPKKKTSGGGDLA; encoded by the exons atGGTGTCCTGGATCATCTCTCGCCTGGTGGT GCTCATCTTTGGCACCTTGTACCCAGCCTATTCTTCCTACAAGGCCGTGAAGACAAAAAACGTGAAGGAATAT GTGAAATGGATGATGTACTGGATCGTCTTTGCTTTCTTCACTACAGCTGAGACACTCACGGATATCGTGCTTTCCTG GTTCCCCTTCTACTTTGAGCTCAAGATCGCCTTTGTGATATGGCTTCTGTCCCCTTACACCAAGGGCTCCAGCGTGCTCTACCGCAAGTTCGTGCACCCGACACTGTCCAACAAGGAGAAG GAGATCGACGAGTACATCACACAGGCCCGAGACAAGAGCTATGAGACCATGATGAGGGTGGGCAAGAGGGGCCTGAACCTGGCCGCCAATGCCGCGGTCACAGCTGCTGCCAAG GGCCAGGGGGTGCTCTCAGAGAAGCTGCGGAGCTTCAGCATGCAGGACCTGACCCTGATCCGGGACGAGGATGCACTGCCCCTGCAGGGGCCTGACAGCCGGCTCCGCCCCAGCCCCGGCAGCCTCCTGGACACCATTGAGGACTTAG CAGGAGATGATCCTGCCCTGAGTTTAAGGTCTAGCATGAACCAGGCAGATCCCCGGACAGAAACCTCTGAAGACGATATGGGAGACAAGGCCCCTAAGCGGGTCAAACCGGTCAAAAAAGTGCCCAAAACTGAG CCACTGGCTTCCAAGACACTGAAGACCCGGCCCAAGAAGAAGACCTCTGGCGGGGGTGACTTGGCTTGA
- the REEP2 gene encoding receptor expression-enhancing protein 2 isoform X5 encodes MMYWIVFAFFTTAETLTDIVLSWFPFYFELKIAFVIWLLSPYTKGSSVLYRKFVHPTLSNKEKEIDEYITQARDKSYETMMRVGKRGLNLAANAAVTAAAKGQGVLSEKLRSFSMQDLTLIRDEDALPLQGPDSRLRPSPGSLLDTIEDLAGDDPALSLRSSMNQADPRTETSEDDMGDKAPKRVKPVKKVPKTEPLASKTLKTRPKKKTSGGGDLA; translated from the exons ATGATGTACTGGATCGTCTTTGCTTTCTTCACTACAGCTGAGACACTCACGGATATCGTGCTTTCCTG GTTCCCCTTCTACTTTGAGCTCAAGATCGCCTTTGTGATATGGCTTCTGTCCCCTTACACCAAGGGCTCCAGCGTGCTCTACCGCAAGTTCGTGCACCCGACACTGTCCAACAAGGAGAAG GAGATCGACGAGTACATCACACAGGCCCGAGACAAGAGCTATGAGACCATGATGAGGGTGGGCAAGAGGGGCCTGAACCTGGCCGCCAATGCCGCGGTCACAGCTGCTGCCAAG GGCCAGGGGGTGCTCTCAGAGAAGCTGCGGAGCTTCAGCATGCAGGACCTGACCCTGATCCGGGACGAGGATGCACTGCCCCTGCAGGGGCCTGACAGCCGGCTCCGCCCCAGCCCCGGCAGCCTCCTGGACACCATTGAGGACTTAG CAGGAGATGATCCTGCCCTGAGTTTAAGGTCTAGCATGAACCAGGCAGATCCCCGGACAGAAACCTCTGAAGACGATATGGGAGACAAGGCCCCTAAGCGGGTCAAACCGGTCAAAAAAGTGCCCAAAACTGAG CCACTGGCTTCCAAGACACTGAAGACCCGGCCCAAGAAGAAGACCTCTGGCGGGGGTGACTTGGCTTGA